Within the Pseudorasbora parva isolate DD20220531a chromosome 15, ASM2467924v1, whole genome shotgun sequence genome, the region ACATATCTGGTATCCTCGGATTCGGCATGTCACGAGGAATCCATAGATACCAATAATATGATTTTCCGACAAAGCGTTCggaagttatgggcaaaaatagccttttttcatatctcacgacccctaggtggcgctgttcccaactttggcacgTACCCTCaaatcatgggtctgatgaagcataccaattttcgttttgattggtcaaagtttggccgagatacagcctcttAACCAAATTTGGGTCGACCTCCTTAAGTTTACGACAgcataacttttgaacaaagatgaataaaaaaaatctgttcagtcatttctatGCGGCTCTGTCCAAATATTATGTCTACCAAATTTTGTGAGAATTggacaaattttgaaggaggagtagcaaaaaaactgaatactgtacttttcaaaatggccattactgtaatgggcggagcaTTAATGTAAGATGCTaaatttgatcagcatgatgagaggaatcagATGAACTAAGTTTGATTTCTCTAttccaaagggttcaaaagttataaacgtttaaatgttgaatttttggactggtggtggcgctatggagttggtcttagagactccaaatttggcaTATTGACTATTGATGAACATATCTATGActatgccaaatttcatcattttcctacttacggttcatagggctgccattgactcccatagtaataataataataaatatagctgcaagcagcgattGCGGGGCCAAGCCAAAGATGCGGCAGTAGCGCAATGCAGAgccagaaggaaaaaaaatggcagaaatagaatgtacttgagtaacAGATAGGTTCAGAAGTATAGTCAGGATGAACTAAAAATGAACAGAAGTTCAGATgaacaaaattaacaaacaCGCACTTATTTCTAATCCAAGAGGAAGAAAGATAAGTACAACACTTACTCTGATAATAAAGGAATCGAAATAACACATTGCACAAAATTTTATAAAATTCCCCTCCACGGGATTCGAATCCTATATCTCTGGGTCCGGAGTCTGTCGCTTATCCTGTTGCGCTACTGGGGAGGCACTCTTTTACAAACCTGCAGAGGTCTGCTAACCAATtagcatgctaagctaactagcataaagacaaaaacacaggcAAGGTCAACTTCAGAGACTGATTTCTCAGAAACGctagcgaatatcaaaaatccgttcagtcatttctgtgcggctcggtctgaagatcatctgagccaattttggacagaattggacagattttgaaggaggagtagcgaaaaaactgttttccaTTAGTTTTAATATGGTggacagtcacatgtttggaaaatgacaaatgagacattggcggaatctgcataaaccagggaacaaaatgacataaattacatcaaatttggacaaaggtttcaaaagttataaatgttttagcaaaaaatcttatatctctggaacactaggtggcgctattctgaaacttgtCAGGTACGTTTGGGACATGCTATCGGTCAcgcataccaaattttgtgcagatatgtccaatatttcaaaagatatagcaATTTATGACAGAATTCAAAATggtggtcacgtggttcatccaaTCCTGACATATCCGGTATCGCCAGATTCGGCATGACACGGGGAATCCAAAGACACCatgattatgattttctgacaaagcgttcagaagttatgggcaaaaatatccttttttcatatctcatgaccctaggtggcgctgttcccaactttggcatgaaCCCTCAGaccatgggtctgatgaagcgtaccaattttcgttttgattggtcaaagtttggccgagatacagcctcagaaccaaatTTGGGTCGACCTTGTTAAGTTCAtaacatcataacttttgaacaaagatgaataaaaaaaatctgttttgtcatttctatttggctcagtccaaagatcatttcattcaaatttgaacaaaattggacaaactttgaaggaggagtagaggaaaaactaaatattgtacttttcaaaatggccgttactgtaatgggcggagccttaatgtaagacATACACTGAGATCAAAATAATGAGAGGAATCTATTGTACTAAGTTTCATTTTCCTActacaaagggttcaaaagttatagcagtttcaatgttgtatttttgaactggtggtggcgctatggagttggttgtagagactccaaatttggtccaattatttttaatgagcatCTTTACAAGTGTGCtaattttcatcattttcctacttatggttcatagggctgccataggaacccagtggggaggaagaataataataataacaagaacTGCAAGCAGTTGTACGGGGCCAAGCCCCAGAAGGGGCTTTCGCCGAATGCAGAGACACCTTTATAAGGCTGTCCcccacgggactcgaacccataacctccgGGTGCGGCGTCCATCGCTCATCTCGATGCGCCACCGGCCAGGCTTGTGTTCAAACACCTGCTGAAGTTCCATAGTTCTAATGAGAGTCGATtgaaaatgaagatttttttcaaatacatgcacagcatttaatatttaaaaagttctgtttagaTCAATCTCAGAATGACTCAGCGTCTGAAACAGAAgcacattttgcaaataaccaattagcatgctaagctaactagcataaaaacaaaaacacagcaagggtcaacttcagtgacaaatatctcaggaacggtagcaaatatcaaaaatccgttcagtcatttctgtgcggctcagtccgaagatcatctgagccaaatttggacaaaattggacaaaatttgtaggaggagtagcaaaaaaactgtttttcacttgtttcaatattgcggacaataacatttttggaaaatgacaaaagaGACATCGTCGGAATCTGCATAAGCCAGGGAACAAGATGACATAAATGacaccaaatttggacaaagttttgaaaagttataaatgttttagcaaaaattcctatatctctggaacactaggtggcgctattctgaaacttctcaggtacgttcggaacatgctgacggtcacgcataccaaattttgtgcagatatctcaaatatttcaaaagatatcacattttatgacaaattTTAAAAttgcggtcacgtggttcatccgatcctaacatatccggTATCACCAGATTCGGCATGTCACGCGGAATCCATAGATATCAATTACATGATTTTCTGATaaagcgttcagaagttataggcaaaaatagccttttttcttatcttatgacccctaggtggcgctgttcccaactttggcatgtaccctcagatcatgggtttgatgaagcgtaccaattttcgtttcgattgatcaaagtttggccgagatacagcctcagaaccaaatTTGGGGCAACCTCATTGAGTTcatgacatcataacttttgaacaaagaagaataaaaaaaatctgttaagtCATGTCTGTGCAGCTCAGTccaaagattatttttctcaaatttgaacaaaatcggacaaactttgaagaaggagtagcaaaaaaactgaatactgtacttttcaaaatggccgttactgtaatgggaggagccttaatgtaagataATGAATGTGATCAACATGAGGAGAGaaatcaggtgtactaagtttcatttctctgtatcaaagggttcaaaagttataacagtttaaatgttgaatatttggactggtggtggcgctatagagttggttgtagagactccaaatttggagcaattacttttcataagcatcactacaagtgtgccaaatttcatcattttcctacttacggttcatagggctgccataggaacccagtgggaagaaaaagaataataataataataataataaagtatactaacaattccaataggggctacagccccttcgggggcttggcccctaataataataataactagaccataatagctgctagcagctatttaggggccaagcccctgTTGCTTTTGTCTTAGGCTATTTAGATATTTtggatgcatgttttttttttccatcatgAATTTCATTATACGGTTCACAAGGTTTAAAGCTTAATAAACACTGGATTTGACCTGTAATCGGTGCTGTTCCCAAACATGGCATGGATCCTGAAAGTATGGGTCCGCTGAAGCGGACCAAGTTTACTTTCGATTGATCAATGTTTGGctgagatacagcctcagaacccaTTCTGGCTCGACATCGGTATGGATCCTGAGAGTATGGGTTCGCTGAAGCAGACCAAGTTTCAAAGCTTTAGCCGGTTGCTTTAAACAGCATGCCACTCATACAATgggttgtttaattttataaacgCTTGAGTTTTTAAAGGCAGAACCgcagcttttgccactaaatgacacaactttataaagctgtcccccacggggctcgaacccataacctcacgATCCGGTGTCTGACGTTCATCTCACTGCGCCACAGGGAAGACACGTGTTTGTCGGTATGTCGTATGTCCATAGTTCAAATTAGAAAtcgactcaaaatgaagaatttttgatttaatgaacaacattatatatttttaaaagttggTTTAAATCATTCTCAGAAGTAATTCATGTCTGGAACGGAAGAAattttttgcaaataaccatttagaatgctaagctaactagcataaagacACGAACACAGGCAAGGTCAACTTCAGAGACGGATTTCTCCgaaacggtagcgaatatcaaaaatcggttcagtcatttctgtgcggctcggtCCGAACATCATCTGagccaaatttggacaaaattggacaaaatttgtaggaggagtagcaaaaaaactgtttttccctTGTTTCATTATGGCGGACAgttacatgtttggaaaatgacaaattataTATCGTCTGAATCTGCATAAgccagggaacaaaatgacataaattatatcaaatttggacaaagtgttcaaaaattataaacgttttagcaaaaaatcttatatctctggaacgctaggtggcgctgttctgaaacttctcagatACGTCCGGGACATGATGACGGTCACGCATACCAAATTGTGTacagatatgtcaaatatttcaaaagatatcacattttatgacaaaattcaaaatggcggtcacgtggttcatccgatcctGACATATCCGGTATCCTCGGATTCGGCATGTCACGAGGAATCCATAGATACCAATAATATGATTTTCCGACAAAGCGTTCggaagttatgggcaaaaatagccttttttcatatctcacgacccctaggtggcgctgttcccaactttggcacgTACCCTCaaatcatgggtctgatgaagcataccaattttcgttttgattggtcaaagtttggccgagatacagcctcttAACCAAATTTGGGTCGACCTCGTTAAGTTTACGACAgcataacttttgaacaaagatgaataaaaaaaatctgttcagtcatttctatGCGGCTCTGTCCAAATATTATGTCTACCAAATTTTGTGAGAATTggacaaattttgaaggaggagtagcaaaaaaactgaatactgtacttttcaaaatggccattactgtaatgggcggagcaTTAATGTAAGATGCTaaatttgatcagcatgatgagaggaatcaggtgAACTAAGTTTGATTTCTCTAttccaaagggttcaaaagttataaacgtttaaatgttgaatttttggactggtggtggcgctatggagttggtcttagagactccaaatttggcaTATTGACTATTGATGAACATATCTATGActatgccaaatttcatcattttcctacttacggttcatagggctgccattgactcccatagtaataataataataataataataataataaagtaaactaaCGATtgcaataggggctacagccctttcagggcttggcccctaataataataataataaagtaaactaaCGATtgcaataggggctacagccctttcagggcttggcccctaataataaagtaaactaaCGATtgcaataggggctacagccctttcagggcttggcccctaataatataggaaactaacagatacaataggggctacagccctttcagggcttggcccctaattatTTAAAACACCTCTGAATACCTCTTAAGCAAACTAACCCTGGAACATGAGCTGCTCCGGAGCAGGTTATGGTCAGAGAATGAGTTGCCATGGTTACTTGCATAACCTGAAAATGATCTCCGTTTTTGGAACCAAAAGTTGAGGTTATCCGCTAACTTACTGTTTAAGTAAGTTTAAGAACTTACTTCAAGTAAGTTGCTTTTTGGAATACTAGTATATGCACTACATTATGGTGTAACTACATTTCCCCAGCtgttttttggaaaataacTAATAAATGATACCTGTCACAGCAGTTTGCCTTGCCACCATGTTTAAAGTTTAGGGAACGCCCATCTCGGGAATTCGGGTATCAAATTAATTTTCGTATTTCGTATTTCGtacttcccagtggtaaacacgacatcagagggcgttcatgtgcaatatTTACCGAGGAAACTCGTTAGATAATTcagatagcacgtgaaggcagcatgagACCATGATTGACTGACAGGATGTAAAGAGAGTTTCAATcagtataacaaaaaaaaaaaccataccTTTAATTCCCTGATATGTGTAGGTTGTCAAGGACTGCGGCAATCCTGATATTCTTTTACACAAAGGTAAATTTATGTGAATGGCATATTCAACAATGGCACATCAAGGATGTCTATATACCAGCATCAATAGTATTTAAGTATAAAacgctcaatagtatttatatatttcatgTTACTGTTCATTCTGTATCTATTAACATACACATACTAGCATACACTCAGAATTGCATTAAAATACACATACAGCAAAAGTGACCACAACTGACTAGAGCAACACACTTAAAGTGAACATTCTTCGGTCGCAAAGATTTTCTTCCTTTGTTTCTTTAGATTCTGGCTCTAATCTGTCAAgtcacattttcatttattcctCAGTGACAtcatttctctttttctttctctcttgctTTCTCTTTCCAATGTATATGAGCTCATGCTTGTTGATTTCCAGACCCTCGTGCGGTCTTTTCACCATCTGCTCCCTAGCGCCAAGACAGCCAGACCATAGCTGCGGGGTTGTCTGTATACTTGGAAAGAGAATATTCTTTTAAGATGTCACCTCACTGCCAATATCATTTTTTCAATTTCCTTGTACACAAAGCCATTATGTTTTCATTATGGCTCACAAATGAACATCGGACAAGAGCTGAAAATATAGTTTGAGTTTCAGTCCTCTGACAATACTGTTGTTGCACCAAAAACAGTGCAAGGACGGACGGGAGATACATATAGGCTGTTTAAAGTGATGACATGGTATCACTGTTATTAAAAACTGTGAATAAATACAGAAGTGACACTTTATCTATTTTTCCAGGTTGGACGGCTTCCCATTGAGTCATTTAGTCTAGCGTGGCTGTCTCGTGTTCTTCCTCAGCCGTTCGATCATCTCCACATGCAGGGCTCTTGAAGAACTCTCCAGTCGAGTGGCGATGTCTGATGCGGTACGCAGCATTTCTTCAAAGGCAAGGGACTCCTCTTTTATTCTTAGATAAAGACATAAAGCAGACACAAGATCAGAAATAATCCAAGACAGgcaaaaaaagagagagcagGATGGAGGAGAAGCAGGAAATGAATGGGCCTCCTTAGGGCCTCAGTTTAGTTTTTCTTAAACCAGGGGCCTCAAAGGGGCTGAAATTCACATTCCTTCCAACTGTCTAGGCTGGTGATGGAAAACCCAGAGACCAGAATCAAAGCAGCATCATTGTGGCTAGTCTGAGGCTCTATGTTTCAATGCAACTCATCACTGGGTTTATATGCATATATTTCTTGTTAAGGATCTTTTCAAGAGTTTTACATGGTTGTAATATGTTTACTGTCTTTTACCTTGAAAGTGTTTATGAATGCAGCCTTGCAACTTgactcttaaaggggtacttcagagctgggaagatgaatgtgtatttgGGCACCAAAtgtaaactgggtcatcaatgtagtagaaatgtgaaatcattttttgaattaggtgctttctagactgagaaaagacagaaaatgttttgtctcatggggatgaaaaactacaattcccagaatgcttcgctgccctgtgaggccattcccaaagccacctactggattactgtgactgagttggagaagacactacaatcaaaaactgaacatgtgtgtttaatataatgagtgagtcaccacgcgagtatcacagcactgagcactaactgcaggatttagataaatgagctgatgagctctcgtgatgagagctgaggtaatcgcgactacactcgcggcatacattcacaacgcgagttcagtctggcgcgtttcagttcatgcaattgcaagcttaactttcatagaaattaatttgagaagttaaaagacttacattgctcagcatagctccgttaaaatgagtgcctgtagtgccatgtgcgggttcaaaacatgcggaaatggctccccctgctggctgtagtctttagcctttggccaaacattcctcctatgatgcaaatatcgtcaatttgcgtcataggaggaatttttccagaaataaaatgcataaatctcttgtcttcgggggatatgagaggggaaagcacaatcacttgaatatactccagggtttctactgatacaaagccatttgctaatcgctgaagtaaccctttaaaggagtagttcactctaaaatgaaaattaccccatgatttaccctcaagccatccttggtgtatatgactttcttctttcagataaacacaatcggagttatattaataaatatactgcTTCCAATCTTTATAATGACAGTCAAGTCaactgtatttatatagcgcttttacaatgacgattgtttcaaagcagcttcacagtgttcaacaggaaaatattgcaacaaaatttgatttggctgtacagtcatttctggagaaaacagtaatgttatcagctcatttcaatttatcatatagcgacaatgtggccAGATCACTgatatagttgatacagttaatttagtaattattTTATATGGATATTTAACTTAGATTgaaatgttagtgtccccaactgagcaagccaagccaaaggcgacagtagcaaggaaccaaaactccatcagggcatgatggagaaaaataaaccttgggagaaaccagactcagtcggggtgccagttctcctctggcctattaacaaacagtgtaggattattattctggcaaccttacaggtcagaaataatattagatcggaatattcgaAAGTTCGAGGTATCacacaagagacgggtttattgagaataatgcgtcgattacacaaaaaTAGGAATATTTGAAGAATCGGAATCAtcacgccggagacgggtttatttaggatgacgtgtcgagtaaacaattattaaatatgaatattcgaATGACCGGGGTCGTCACGCCAGAaacaggtttattgaggatgacgtgtcggtgaggcaaattcagaggagacactaaTTGACACGGTCTCCGCAGACACTCCAGGGATGCTCTGGTCATGCCCTGGATACGGCCcggatccggctgactgcagtaaaccagTGATGgggtccattgagtttgaagctcaaaaaataaatccatccataataaacgcactccacatggctccgggggttaataaaagccttctgaagcTAATCGATGGGGTTTAGTAAGAAACatttccatatttaaaactttataaagtaaaatatctagtttCCACCAGACCGCCTTCCAAATTCAACTTAAGAAAAAAGCGTAACTGACATGAGtgtgtaagttgaatacggaaggtggtCTGGTCGGTcctccggagccgtgtggaatactttttattatggatggatttgctttttttttttttagcttcaaACTTATTGGTCCccatcactgccattataaagattggaagcatcaggatatttaataatataactctgattgtgttcatctgaaagaagtcatatacatctaggatgacttgagggtgagtaaatcctcaggtaattttcattttaaagtgaactaattctTTAAGCTGCAATATGTACTCACTGGCCAAGAAATTCAATTGTAAATCTTTTCacaatttttataaaaaaataattacattgatcaaaagtgacattaaagaTTTACATTTCATATAAAAGCTGTTATTTTGATCAAAGCTgatatattcatcaaagaatcctgaaaagtATAACGACTTCCAGAAAAATACTAAGCAGCACAACAGTTTTCTTGAAAACTGAGCAGCAGTTTTGAGCAACTCtcaaggtacagtgctgtcactggggcggtaccctaaggtacaaaagtaaaaaggtacatctttgtaccttactcaccccctaaatggtacatattggtaccttaaaaggtacttAAGAGTGCGacttagtaccttaaaggcacataatagaaccttaaaggtacattacctttttggttttgtaccttagggtaccaccccagtgacagcaatgtacctttttttctgacagtgtaaaATACAATAACGACCCCTGATCTTCCATCACCATTTCTTCTCTGTGAGAACCAAATCATACAATTTTGACTCAAAAATTTCTCTTCCACAAATGAAATATTTCCCCGATTGAGGTTTGTTGCCTTTAAGCATCTTAAATAATTAAAAGAGTTTTGCCTCGAAGATAAGAGGATATGACTGTCTTATTAGGATTCAACTCATCTCACTTCTGAATTCCAGCCGAAGTGTCTTGTGCGTCTCCCTCCAGCTGGCTCTCCATCTCCTCTGCTGCCTTTGTCACCTCACTCTCACAGCTCACATGATCCTCCCTGATTCCAACAATGTTTTCTTGGATCACCTCCTCATAGCGTTGATCTCCCATTTCTGCTCCAACAAACTGGACCAGATTCTCCATCACTGCCTGGTTCCCATGTTGAAGGGCCTTTAGATAAGCAACTTCCTCTCTGAAAGCTCGTAACCGCCTTGACATGACTTGGCTGGTGTGGAAGTTTACATAACAGTCGCCGCCTTCAGTCTCTGGCAGAGTTTGAAAAAGTGGCCTGGTTTTGTCTGGCTCATCTCCGGCTGTATGGAAGACTGGAGCAGAGGAGTTGCCCGTGACCACAACCCCGGAGACATCACCCGATCCCAATTCTCCATCATCACCACTCTGGCAGTAGACTGCCATCACCAGGAGTGTGAAGAGCCAAGTGCCCAGTGTTGAGTACATCCTCATCATGACCCAGAAGTGGGAATAACTTGTTTGACCTGGGACCTGACGGAGTGATGGATCTCAAGCGATGAGAAATGTGAGGTCCCTCTTGAGCCTCTCAAAGCGGGACAGAGCTTTTCCACACAGTCACCACTGCTGCACAGCTATGACCTCATCTGTGAAGAAAAACAAAAGCTCAAATACTGTTTTGCTTTGAGAACAGGCAaaacttgtatttctttaaaatgctggcaagtatttacaagagcaatatatttaatcactgcgcaaacaaattaaaataaaaacacttaaacatttgaattggtctgttatttatagca harbors:
- the si:ch211-142k18.1 gene encoding uncharacterized protein si:ch211-142k18.1, producing the protein MMRMYSTLGTWLFTLLVMAVYCQSGDDGELGSGDVSGVVVTGNSSAPVFHTAGDEPDKTRPLFQTLPETEGGDCYVNFHTSQVMSRRLRAFREEVAYLKALQHGNQAVMENLVQFVGAEMGDQRYEEVIQENIVGIREDHVSCESEVTKAAEEMESQLEGDAQDTSAGIQKIKEESLAFEEMLRTASDIATRLESSSRALHVEMIERLRKNTRQPR